The Tessaracoccus timonensis sequence CAGGGCTCGTGCGTGACGTAGAGCGTGTGCTGCTCGCCGTTCCAATTGGCGGCGAGCAGGGCGTTCACCTCAGCGTGGATGAAGCCCGAGAGGCCCTGCTCCATCGATTCGCGTTCGTTCGGCTCACCCGCGGCGCGCCCGTTGTAGCCGACGCCGACCACCCGGTTGTTGTGATCGAGCAGGCACGCTCCGACCTGCACCTTCGCATCTGCGGAGCGGGTGCCCCACAGCCTGGCTGTGGCCATGCCGAGTTCATCAAATGTAGGGCGTTGCGTAGTCACGCGCTCACTCTACCGCCGACGGTTCGCCCTCGCCCTTGCTGTTCGTCGAGCGCCCTTTGCCAGATCGTCGAGTAACGGGCGAAGCCCGTGTATCGAGACGCGTCCCGGGGTTTCGACACGCCCGCTACGCGGGCGGCTCAACCACCGGTCTTGCTCACCCGGCGCCCCGATCGTCGAGTAGCGCTGAAGGCGCGTATCGAGACGCATCTTCACACTCACCAAAACTGCAAAACTCGCCAACTGAATCGCCCTGGGTTTCGTTCCTACCTGCTTCCCTGTCCGGCGAGTGCTGGCTGGGCTGATTCGAGGCCAGCGTAGTACGCCTCCTCGACCTCGACCGGCGTGCGGTAATCGAGCTTGCCGTGGAGACGAGCGTTGTTCCACCACCACACGTACTCGAGCGTCGCGAGCTCGACCTGCTCGACCGTCCGCCACGGGCCCTTCCGACGGATCAGCTCGGTCTTGTTCAGCCCGTTGACGGCCTCGGCGAGGGCGTTGTCGTAGCTGTCACCGACGCTCCCTGTCGACGGGGTCGCGCCGAGCTCGTTGATGCGATCCGTGTAGACGACCCAGAGGTAGTTCGACCCATGATCGGCGTGGTGGACGAGGTCATCGAGCGACCCGCGCGCGCCCCACGCGGCCATATTCAACGCCTGTAACGGCAGCACCTCCGCGCGCAGCGTCCCGGCGACGTTCCAGCCGACGATCATGAGGGAGAACACGTCGATCACGAACGCGACATACGCCATCCCCGCCCACGTTCCAACATAGGTGATGTGCGCGACCCACAACCGGTTCGGCACGGGGGGCGGTGAAGTCGCGTTCGACGAGATCCATCGGCTGCGCGATGGTCGGGTCGGACTTCGTGGTGAACACCTTCTTCGACCGCGCCACCGCGCGCACCCCGGCGAGCTTCATGAGCCGCGCGGTCTGGTCACGCCCGATGTCCCACCCCTCCCGCCGGAGGAGCGCATGCATCTTCCGGAGGCCGTAGACGCCGTAGTTCTCCTCGTGAAGACGCTGGATCTCGGGGACGAGGAGTTCGTCCTTCAGCTGCCTGGCGGAGGGCACGCGCGTCCTCGGCCGCGTCGCACACCCGCGCGAGGTGAGGAACCCCGGCAGCGCGTCGCGGAGGACGCGGCAGAGGAACTCGACCCCGAACTGATCCCTGTGTTCGTCGATGAAGCAGATCATGCTTGGTCAGGGACGGTCGAGTTCTTTCGCGAAAGAACACGCTCGCGGCTTTGAGGACCTCGTTCGCCTTCTTCAGCTCGGCGTTCTCACGGCGAAGTCGCTTGTTCTCCTCGACGACGTCGGTCGGCACGCCGGGGCGCTGCCCGGCGTCGATCTCGCGGCGGCGGTGCCACACGCGCAGCGTCTCCGGGCTCATGCCGAGCAGGCCCGCGACATGTCGCAGCGCGGACATGAGGTTCGGATGCTCGGGCTTGGCCTCCTCGAGCATCCGCAGCGCGCGCTCGCGCATCTCCGGCGAGTACTTCTGATTCATCGATTCCATCCTTACTTGAAGAACGGAACGAAACCCAGGGCGATTCACAGTGACTGCAGCTTTCTAGCGAGTCAGCTGGGTTTGGGAAGGTGGACCTTTTCAGCGCAGAGTAGTTCGGCTGGTTGTTCGTAGGCGCCGAGGCAGTAGGTTGCTTTGGAACCCCACATGCTGTCGGGGTTGTCCCCTTGGGGTAGGTCAGTTCTGCTGAAAAACTGTCCCTCTACAGTGATGCGTTCATCAGGGGTTATGGTGTCTCCGTTTGGTAGGCGCACTGCGGCGCCACCCTCTATCGGTTTGGTGCCGCTTGGCCAGATTATCCACCGCTGATGGTCGTTGACATCGCGAAGCTCCCAACAACCGTTGTCCATGAGCTTCACCACCCCTTCGACGCTAGTGAGTTCGCCCGCTAGTTTGGGTATTCCATCAGCTGCGATAGGGGTGTCGCCCGCGAGATCATTGGAACATCCAGTAAACATCAGACAACCAGCTATCCCGATCGCGAATCGCGTGGCTGTGTGCCGTTCAAGTTTCATGGCCGACCTTGTGCTATCCGCTTCTTCGGTATGAGCAGGATGACCCCGGTGATGAGCAGACTCGCACCGACGATCAGGAGGACTGGACTAAGTAGTGCGGTAGAGGCGCTGCTGCTTGGCGTTCCATGCAGGCGGGCGGAACCAACCTCATCGGTGGGGCCTTCTACCCGAGCCAGTTGGTTCTCTGTCTCGGCAAACTCTTGGAGATCTTGGAAGGAAGCTTCCTTCTGCCACGTATTGTCTTGGATTGTGAGGATCGAGTCATCCTGGGGCGTGAACGTAACGCGAGCACCACTGGTGGGGTCTTCGATCAGTTTCGCATTGGGGAGATTCACCAGCGATTCGAGCATGGAGGCGTCGTCGCGTGCGTTATCCACGACCGCTAGTTCGAGGACACCTTGAGCGTTCTCCCAGAGGGTCGCTGTGCCGGCAGGGTTGCCCGCAATGCTGAACGGGGTTACCCACTGGTTTGCTTCGACGAGCTCCGAGCTGTCATCGAAGGCGTAGAGGGCGACTGGAATCCCCAAAGTGACATGTTCTAGATCCGATGCAGACATCCCCCACTGCTCGTCGGAGAGGACCTCACTGACCTCAGCAGGTCCAGGGCCTGCGAGCCACGCGCTCACGCTGTTAGGAATCTCCGGCTCGGGGTCGGGCGATGCTGTAGCAGGTAACGCAAAGGTTACGAGCGTTGCAGCGAATACGATCAACAGTATTCCCGGAGCTCTCATTTCTGCCTCCCCATCCCAGTTCGTGAATGAGTCCATTGCCAAGTGGAGTTGTTCACGAGGTAGGTGTATCTCCCAGACTTGATGGTCCCAGACGCAGGGTCGTTCCACGAGTAGGTGTAATATTTACCGCCTGGATTCCAGGTGTACCCACGGAGGACGACGACATGACCGGTTCGTTTCCCACTCGAGTGATAGCCGTAGCGCACCATGATTGGGCGCTTTTGATCTATCAACGTTCGGGCAACGCTCTCCGCTGTTGGCCCGCCGACCCTCCAGCCATCAGTGATACCGTACGCGTCCAATGCGCGCTGAATGTCTCTACCGAATGAGCCTGGCTCGTTCGGGCACGAAGTTGAGGCCTTCCCCTTCTTGACCACAGAACACTGGGAAGGCTTGCTCCCCGTCAAGTAGTTGATGATCATCAAGGAGGAAGCCGCCCAGCACCAGTTGGACCGTTCTTGCTTGAAGTTGGGGAGGGTGAACACAGAAGCTCCGGCCATGCTCGTCCCGATGAACAACATCCCGGTGATGAGCAGCGCTAGCGCTGTCTTGTGGAGCTTCCACCTCGATTTATTCCCCATGATGATCCCCAATCTCCATTGATCGCTAAGCGAAGTATAACCGGACGGGCTTCTCGTGGTTGACGTGGGACCTGCGTAACGACGGACATGCTCAAATGGCGAAGCTGTAGAGACTTGCCGGAACCTTGACTGCCGAAGATGCAGCCTCAGCCAGAAAGCAGGCTCTCTGTTGAGGCTGTCATCGTAGGGAGACCCCTATATGGTCCCTTGCCAGCACCCGATATTGCGTGCGATATAGCAGGGTGTCACGGGGGGTCTCCTTTCTAACAGTGAGAAGAGATGGGAGGCAAGTATGCCCAAGAGCTGGGTTCCCACCAGCATCACGCTGGTCGCTGGCGGCGTCGGTGGTGCTGCCGCCGCGTCGTTGCTGGGCGCCGGTGATCTGAGCGGATGGATTGGTGCCAGCGGAGCCGTTGCGGGTGGAGTGGTGGGGATCTCTGGTCTTCGAGCTGCGCGCCGCCACGAGCTCATGGAATCGGTGGTGTAAGCGTTGGAGCCGCTGATGGGGAAACACGCGAAAGTGGTCGCTCGCCGCTGGAAAGGGTGGCCGGGGGTGCCGCAGCGGGTCATCATCGACTACGACCCGGTGGCCAAAGAGCACGATCCGGGCTGGCGTCAGGCAGCGTTGGAGGCAGTGCAGCGGCGGCTCGCGATTGACGTGCGGATCACCAAGCACGATCAACGCCGCCGCCGGCTCATCATTGATGCTGCAGAAACACAACCCGAACCGGATGCGAACCAGGAACGAGTCGCCCGCACCATCAAGGATCTGTTCGAGCAAGAAGCACGGGTGTCGGACATCACCATCTCCGAAGGGGCAGTGTCGCAGGTTGCGGTGCAGCGCATTCCCACCACCAAGGTGGCCTCAAGTCCTGGCTATCGCACCAAGGTGGAGCGCACCTTCGGCACCGTGCATCAAGGATGTTGGCGGTGCAAATGGGATCTTCAAAGCGACAGCGTACTGTTCCAGGTGCGGCCAGAGTTTCCGAAGATGGTCGCCTTGCCCAGGCTCGACGTCGATCCGGACAAGGACGTGCTCAGGGCCTACGACAAGGTCGCCATCGCGTTTGGTGTCACTGTGAATCGCCCTGGGTTTCGTTCCGTTCTTCAAGTAAGGATGGAATCGATGAATCAGAAGTACTCGCCGGAGATGCGCGAGCGCGCGCTGCGGATGCTCGAGGAGGCCAAGCCCGAGCATCCGAACCTCATGTCCGCGCTGCGACATGTCGCGGGCCTGCTCGGCATGAGCCCGGAGACGCTGCGCGTGTGGCACCGCCGCCGCGAGATCGACGCCGGGCAGCGCCCCGGCGTGCCGACCGACGTCGTCGAGGAGAACAAGCGACTTCGCCGTGAGAACGCCGAGTTGAAGAAGGCGAACGAGGTCCTCAAAGCCGCGAGCGTGTTGTTCGTGAAGGAACTCGACCGTCCCTGACGAGCATGATCTGCTTCATCGACGAACACAGGGATCAGTTCGGGGTCGAGTTCCTCTGCCGCGTCCTCCGCGACGCGGTGTCGGGGTTCCTCACCTCGCGCGGGTGTGCGACGCGGCCGAGGACGCGCGTGCCCTCCGCCAGGCAGCTGAAGGACGAACTCCTCGTCCCCGAGATCCAGCGTCTTCACGAGGAGAACTACGGCGTCTACGGCGTTCGGAAGATGCATGCGCTCCTCCGGCGGGAGGGGTGGGACATCGGGCGTGACCAGACCGCGCGGCTCATGAAGCTCGCCGGGGTGCGCGCGGTGGCGCGGTCGAAGAAGGTGTTCACCACGAAGTCCGACCCGACCATCGCGCAGCCGATGGATCTCGTCGAACGTGACTTCACCGCTCCCCGTGCCGAACCGGTTGTAGGTCGCGGACATCACCTATGTTGGAACGTGGGCGGGGATGGCGTATGTCGCGTTCGTGATCGACGTGTTCTCCCGCATGATCGTCGGCTGGAACGTCGCCGGGACGCTGCGCGCGGAGGTGCTGCCGTTACAGGCGTTGAATATGGCCGCGTGGGGCGCGCGCGGGTCGCTCGATGACCTCGTCCACCACGCCGATCATGGGTCGAACTACCTCTGGGTCGTCTACACGGATCGCATCAACGAGCTCGGCGCGACCCCGTCGACAGGGAGCGTCGGTGACAGCTACGACAACGCCCTCGCCGAGGCCGTCAACGGGCTGAACAAGACCGAGCTGATCCGTCGGAAAGGCCCGTGGCGGACGGTCGAGCAGGTCGAGCTCGCGACGCTCGAGTACGTGTGGTGGTGGAACAACGCTCGTCTCCACGGCAAGCTCGATTACCGCACGCCGGTCAAGGTCGAGGAGGCGTACTACGCTGGCCTCGAATCAGCCCAGCCAGCACTCGCCGGACAGGGAAGCAGGTAGGAACGAAACCCAGGGCGATTCACCTGCACCACCTGGAAACAACCCCACAACAACACACACCCCAACACCCCCGTCACCTGCGGCACACAAACCGGCTACCCCACACAAGGCACCTACACCATCACCGCCACCACCAACTGGGAAATCCACTGGCAAGGCATCGGCCAACAAGGAACCCTCCACCACACCACAACCACCAGCGAAACCCTCAAAATCGGCGAACTCCAAGTACTCAACACCAACCCGAGACGTAAGTGAGCCCGCCAACTCCGCAGTTCTACTGCGTTTCCTCTTAGCTGCGGCTCACGTACGGCAGGGAGCCGACCCCAAAGAATGACCCACCGTCGGGAAATGGAGTACGCTTGCTATAGTACTGACCGACGGTCGGTCAGTAAGGGGCAATACACGTGAACAGAGTGAGGAAAGCTCCGCAGGAACGCAGGAGTGACATCCTGCGCGTCGCAGCTGAGCTCTTCGCTGACAAGGGCTACAGCGCCGCGACAGTGAACGATGTGGTGACGCATGCCGGCATTGCAAAGGGCACCTTCTACTACTACTTCGCATCGAAGGACGCGTTACTCGAGGCCCTCATCGACGAACAGATGGGTGCCATGATCGAGCTCGCCCGAGCCACCGTCGAACGAGACGATTTGAGCGCAACCGAGAAGCTCCTGACGTTCT is a genomic window containing:
- a CDS encoding papain-like cysteine protease family protein; protein product: MLFIGTSMAGASVFTLPNFKQERSNWCWAASSLMIINYLTGSKPSQCSVVKKGKASTSCPNEPGSFGRDIQRALDAYGITDGWRVGGPTAESVARTLIDQKRPIMVRYGYHSSGKRTGHVVVLRGYTWNPGGKYYTYSWNDPASGTIKSGRYTYLVNNSTWQWTHSRTGMGRQK
- a CDS encoding dCMP deaminase family protein — its product is MTTQRPTFDELGMATARLWGTRSADAKVQVGACLLDHNNRVVGVGYNGRAAGEPNERESMEQGLSGFIHAEVNALLAANWNGEQHTLYVTHEPCATCARLIVNSRRVRRVLYASPYKEQNRVAAQLPSGAEILRAAGVEVSAFDA